In Candidatus Nitronauta litoralis, one DNA window encodes the following:
- a CDS encoding pyruvate, phosphate dikinase: MTKTPKYIYFFGGDKTEGRADMRDLLGGKGANLAEMASLNINVPPGFTISTRACTAYFNGGDKFPPSLWDEVMANLDTLEKIMGKELGGASDPLLVSVRSGAPASMPGMMDTVLNLGLNDKAVHGLALKTENERFAFDCYRRFIAMFGNVVQGISGEVFENIIQKIKNKRDIEHDVDLSTKDLKSIIKQFKNAVKKNTGKEFPTDPKDQLRLAIKAVFNSWNTPRAKTYRKLNSIPPEWGTGVNVQSMVFGNMGNTSATGVAFTRNPATGEKKFFGEYMVNAQGEDVVAGIRTPNPISKLEEDMPESYKTLNEVCQTLEKHYHDMQDIEFTIQDNQLFLLQTRSGKRTAAAAIKVAVDMVNEGLISKQEAVARVPANQIDQIFHPMINPKSKAELLGQGLGASPGAAVGKIVFTPEHALALAEKKEKVILVRMETSPEDIHGMSVAQAILTAKGGMTSHAAVVARAMGKPCVSGCGDLAVDIKKKQAILNGTKLRGGDPITLDGTTGKVFNGKVDLVQPQLTGSFASLMTWVGKMRKLKVRANADTPHDALVAREFGAEGIGLCRTEHMFFDEDRILWVRKMILSETEKERDEALKKLEPIQRRDFTEIFRAMEGRPVTIRLLDPPLHEFVPSVPAEIKILAKAMKISPSKLTKKIDAMKELNPMLGLRGCRLGIVYPSIYRMQVQAIMEAACKLTKKKLKVFPEIMIPLVSTVSEFILMRQHVDEVALSVIEKTGVKVNYKVGTMIELPRAAITADKIAQEADFFSFGTNDLTQTAFGLSRDDAGSFLPEYMNQDVLSQDPFVSVDKEGVGFLVQMAIEKGRGVKENLSLGICGEHGGDPASIEFFHQAGLDYVSCSPYRVPTAILACAQANI; this comes from the coding sequence ATGACCAAAACACCCAAATACATTTATTTTTTTGGCGGCGATAAAACCGAAGGCCGGGCGGATATGCGTGACCTGCTCGGTGGCAAAGGAGCCAACCTTGCCGAGATGGCTTCCCTGAATATCAATGTACCCCCGGGATTTACCATCAGTACCCGGGCCTGCACGGCTTACTTTAATGGAGGGGATAAATTTCCTCCATCACTCTGGGACGAAGTGATGGCCAATCTCGATACCTTGGAAAAAATCATGGGTAAAGAATTGGGTGGAGCTTCAGACCCGCTTTTGGTATCTGTCCGTTCCGGTGCCCCCGCTTCCATGCCGGGCATGATGGATACCGTACTGAACCTGGGTCTGAACGACAAGGCAGTTCATGGGCTGGCCCTCAAAACTGAAAATGAAAGGTTTGCCTTTGATTGTTACCGTCGGTTCATTGCCATGTTCGGCAACGTGGTACAGGGTATATCCGGAGAGGTATTTGAAAACATCATTCAAAAAATAAAGAACAAGCGCGATATCGAGCATGATGTTGACCTTTCGACCAAAGACCTGAAATCCATTATTAAACAGTTTAAAAATGCTGTTAAGAAAAACACAGGTAAGGAATTTCCAACAGATCCCAAAGATCAATTAAGGCTGGCTATTAAAGCTGTATTTAATTCCTGGAACACTCCCCGGGCCAAAACTTACAGGAAACTAAATAGTATTCCTCCGGAATGGGGAACTGGTGTCAATGTACAGTCCATGGTGTTCGGAAACATGGGCAATACCTCGGCCACCGGTGTGGCGTTCACTCGTAATCCCGCGACAGGAGAAAAGAAGTTTTTCGGGGAATATATGGTCAATGCACAGGGCGAGGATGTGGTCGCTGGCATACGCACCCCGAACCCGATCTCCAAGCTGGAAGAGGACATGCCGGAAAGCTATAAAACGCTTAATGAAGTTTGCCAGACTCTGGAAAAACATTACCACGACATGCAGGACATCGAGTTTACAATCCAGGACAACCAGTTGTTCCTGCTACAAACCCGATCGGGAAAACGTACCGCAGCAGCCGCAATCAAAGTTGCGGTGGACATGGTCAATGAAGGACTCATAAGTAAACAGGAAGCGGTAGCACGGGTTCCAGCCAATCAGATCGATCAGATTTTTCACCCGATGATAAATCCCAAATCGAAAGCGGAATTACTGGGTCAGGGCCTGGGTGCTTCACCCGGTGCGGCCGTGGGCAAAATAGTATTTACCCCGGAACATGCATTGGCATTGGCCGAAAAAAAAGAAAAAGTCATCCTGGTTCGTATGGAAACCTCCCCGGAAGATATCCATGGAATGAGTGTCGCTCAGGCTATATTGACCGCCAAGGGCGGAATGACTTCGCATGCGGCGGTTGTAGCCCGCGCTATGGGCAAACCCTGCGTCTCAGGTTGTGGAGACCTCGCCGTCGATATCAAAAAGAAACAAGCGATCCTTAATGGAACTAAATTGCGGGGGGGAGACCCGATCACCCTGGACGGAACCACGGGGAAAGTATTTAATGGAAAGGTCGATCTGGTACAGCCCCAGCTGACAGGGTCTTTTGCATCACTCATGACCTGGGTTGGCAAAATGCGTAAACTAAAGGTTCGCGCCAATGCGGATACACCTCATGATGCTCTTGTAGCGCGTGAATTCGGGGCTGAAGGGATCGGTCTTTGTCGAACGGAGCATATGTTTTTTGATGAAGACCGTATTCTTTGGGTCCGAAAAATGATTCTGTCCGAAACTGAAAAAGAGCGGGACGAAGCATTGAAAAAACTGGAACCCATCCAGCGCAGAGACTTCACAGAAATTTTTCGGGCCATGGAAGGCCGGCCAGTCACCATACGTCTGCTTGACCCGCCCCTCCACGAATTTGTACCCAGTGTCCCGGCGGAAATCAAAATTCTGGCAAAGGCAATGAAAATCTCCCCTTCCAAGCTGACCAAGAAAATTGATGCCATGAAGGAGCTGAACCCAATGCTTGGGCTGCGCGGGTGTCGTCTCGGAATTGTTTACCCAAGCATATACAGAATGCAGGTACAGGCCATAATGGAAGCTGCCTGCAAGCTTACTAAAAAGAAGTTAAAGGTATTTCCTGAAATCATGATTCCGTTGGTGAGTACTGTTTCCGAGTTCATCCTGATGCGACAACATGTCGATGAAGTCGCCCTGTCAGTTATAGAAAAAACTGGAGTGAAAGTTAACTACAAAGTTGGCACTATGATTGAACTCCCGCGCGCGGCTATCACTGCCGATAAAATTGCACAGGAGGCAGATTTCTTTTCATTTGGAACAAATGATCTGACTCAAACGGCCTTTGGTCTCAGCCGGGACGATGCAGGTAGTTTTCTGCCAGAATATATGAACCAGGATGTGTTGTCGCAGGATCCTTTTGTCAGTGTAGACAAGGAGGGTGTCGGATTTTTAGTTCAGATGGCGATTGAGAAAGGCCGAGGTGTTAAAGAAAATTTATCGTTAGGTATTTGTGGTGAGCATGGTGGCGACCCGGCTTCGATTGAATTTTTTCACCAGGCCGGTCTCGACTATGTGAGTTGTTCCCCTTACCGTGTTCCAACTGCCATCCTCGCATGCGCCCAGGCGAATATATAG
- a CDS encoding HAMP domain-containing protein: protein MLKNKVKFSGFLSDLPIKTKILLSILSVLFLVMITFITLTLDSNRKLVLQVSKSEIINFTHLSAEALGYGLSNLNLEYIRNIINRMKNEPRLSSLLILDNQSNVIAGLNQEGLQNISVKELLNQKEPLVKNEEICWAVPIKGYDPETLKEKILGSFVVEFSLKSIYERILNEQIRFFLIAAGVMLFGIAVSILLARQISNPIAQLVKISRQVGETGDYQLRAEKKTGGEMGMLVDHYNKMLSQIEKQNISILNSKESLAIKVRERTQDLEKAKEVAENANRAKTDFLSRMSHELRTPLNAILGFSQLLKMRGWNVQTDIREQNEKSIDHIFAAGNHLHSLINEVLTLSQIESGGCILNLEPVDMVLLAHETETMLQPMAQKYNVTLDCGNLPHNHLVIKADPKRIRQVLNNLISNAIKFNRPSGKVEIRIKTDEENQLTLIVRDTGMGVPGDKAETIFEPFERLDWEFSKIEGMGIGLSISKNLIEAMGGRIGFESEVGIGTTFYFTMPLYFGETSDKETSAY, encoded by the coding sequence ATGTTGAAAAATAAAGTCAAATTTTCGGGTTTTTTATCGGACCTGCCGATTAAAACTAAAATCCTGCTGAGCATCCTATCCGTCTTGTTTTTGGTGATGATCACATTCATTACCTTGACACTGGATAGCAACAGGAAACTGGTTCTTCAGGTTTCCAAGTCGGAAATTATAAACTTTACTCATTTATCGGCAGAGGCTCTGGGATATGGTTTGAGTAATCTCAACCTGGAATATATCCGCAATATCATTAATCGGATGAAGAATGAGCCCAGGTTATCCTCCCTTTTGATTTTAGATAACCAATCCAATGTCATAGCTGGGTTGAATCAAGAGGGATTGCAAAATATTTCTGTAAAAGAGCTTTTGAACCAGAAGGAGCCATTGGTTAAGAACGAGGAAATTTGTTGGGCAGTTCCAATAAAAGGATATGACCCTGAAACATTAAAGGAAAAGATACTTGGAAGTTTCGTTGTCGAGTTTTCCTTAAAGTCGATTTATGAAAGGATATTAAACGAACAGATTCGTTTTTTTCTCATCGCTGCCGGTGTCATGTTATTTGGGATTGCAGTTTCGATTCTTTTAGCGCGTCAAATATCAAACCCCATCGCACAACTCGTAAAAATTTCACGACAGGTTGGAGAAACTGGTGATTACCAGTTGCGGGCAGAGAAAAAAACGGGCGGGGAAATGGGAATGTTAGTGGATCATTACAATAAAATGCTTTCACAAATCGAAAAACAGAATATATCCATTTTGAATTCCAAGGAAAGCCTTGCTATCAAAGTACGTGAGCGAACCCAGGACCTTGAAAAAGCGAAGGAGGTTGCCGAAAACGCAAATCGGGCTAAAACCGATTTTCTATCAAGGATGAGTCACGAGTTGCGAACTCCACTCAATGCCATACTTGGATTCAGTCAATTGTTAAAAATGAGAGGGTGGAATGTCCAGACGGATATCCGCGAGCAAAATGAAAAATCAATTGACCACATTTTTGCTGCAGGGAATCATCTTCATTCACTGATCAACGAAGTGCTGACATTATCCCAGATAGAATCGGGTGGGTGTATCTTGAATCTCGAGCCTGTGGATATGGTGCTCTTGGCACACGAGACAGAGACCATGCTTCAGCCAATGGCACAAAAGTACAATGTCACACTTGATTGTGGAAACCTCCCTCATAATCACCTTGTCATAAAGGCAGACCCAAAGCGCATTCGCCAGGTATTGAACAATCTGATTTCGAATGCCATTAAATTCAACCGTCCAAGTGGCAAAGTCGAAATCAGAATTAAAACTGACGAAGAGAATCAATTGACCCTGATAGTTCGCGACACCGGAATGGGGGTTCCTGGAGATAAGGCTGAAACAATATTTGAGCCTTTTGAACGCCTTGATTGGGAATTCAGCAAGATAGAAGGAATGGGTATAGGGCTTTCCATTTCAAAAAACCTGATCGAAGCCATGGGAGGCAGGATAGGTTTTGAAAGCGAAGTGGGCATCGGAACAACCTTCTACTTCACTATGCCACTTTACTTCGGAGAGACCTCTGATAAGGAAACCTCAGCTTATTAA
- a CDS encoding DUF4399 domain-containing protein: MDKFLIHQFLLIPFMGGLLAITSPSRAYANEKKVIITEPENNSTVTNPFKVCMEALGLIVEPSDGDPYEGRGHHHILFSSLPKDLTRPLRRKEAIHLSKGEHCVSLNMEPGKHVIIALFSYGDHVPYKPAISDRILVTVN, encoded by the coding sequence ATGGACAAATTTCTTATTCACCAGTTTCTTTTGATCCCGTTTATGGGAGGTCTTCTGGCGATTACCTCGCCTTCCCGGGCCTATGCTAATGAGAAAAAGGTTATCATCACCGAACCCGAAAATAATTCCACTGTCACCAATCCCTTCAAGGTTTGTATGGAGGCTTTGGGATTAATTGTCGAGCCCTCCGACGGTGACCCTTATGAGGGAAGAGGACACCACCACATTCTATTCAGTTCATTGCCCAAAGATTTGACTCGTCCCCTTCGGAGGAAGGAAGCCATCCATCTTTCGAAAGGGGAACATTGTGTCAGTTTAAATATGGAGCCGGGAAAGCATGTTATTATTGCCCTTTTCTCGTACGGAGACCACGTTCCCTATAAACCCGCAATATCAGACCGGATTCTGGTTACCGTCAATTAA
- a CDS encoding DmsE family decaheme c-type cytochrome: MLCHEKYIRAFGKTSHARAFQNKQPGKLGSICENCHGPLGQHLKIKLSGKRKSPSSRKRKPHFLFSFKNPSPFKKNKVCLQCHESQNRTMFWQGSSHEMTGLACDKCHYISKRRSRKNLLRNKDSKKVCFQCHRDKRSKMMRTSHMPLRQGKLNCSSCHNPHGGDGPALLNQSSVNLTCFTCHQEKRGPFIFEHIPVRENCSNCHDPHGSNFRPLLKHKMPFLCQQCHLQAFHPGDIYDNKKLGASSRLGGKSCVNCHSNIHGSNHPAGSKLQR, from the coding sequence TTGTTATGCCATGAAAAGTATATCCGGGCATTTGGCAAAACATCGCACGCCAGAGCTTTTCAAAATAAACAACCCGGAAAACTGGGAAGTATCTGCGAGAACTGCCACGGCCCCCTGGGTCAACACCTGAAGATTAAACTATCAGGAAAAAGAAAATCCCCCAGCTCAAGAAAACGTAAGCCACATTTTCTATTTTCATTTAAAAACCCGTCTCCTTTTAAAAAAAATAAAGTCTGCCTGCAATGTCATGAATCGCAAAATAGAACGATGTTCTGGCAGGGCAGTTCGCATGAAATGACAGGGCTCGCCTGCGACAAGTGCCATTACATCAGCAAACGGCGCTCCCGAAAAAATCTACTACGCAACAAAGATTCTAAAAAGGTCTGTTTCCAATGCCATCGCGACAAGCGTTCCAAAATGATGCGGACATCCCACATGCCTCTCCGGCAGGGAAAATTAAATTGCAGTTCGTGCCACAACCCGCATGGGGGAGATGGCCCGGCCCTCCTCAACCAAAGTTCGGTCAATCTGACCTGCTTCACCTGCCATCAGGAAAAACGCGGGCCCTTTATTTTTGAACACATTCCAGTCCGTGAAAATTGCAGTAATTGCCATGACCCCCATGGGTCAAATTTTCGGCCCCTTTTAAAACACAAAATGCCTTTCTTATGCCAACAATGTCATCTGCAGGCCTTTCACCCAGGCGACATTTACGACAATAAAAAACTCGGTGCCTCCTCCCGTCTAGGTGGAAAGTCCTGCGTTAACTGCCACAGTAATATTCACGGCTCCAACCACCCTGCAGGATCCAAACTGCAACGATGA
- a CDS encoding MtrB/PioB family decaheme-associated outer membrane protein — MTRFLLTLMVMSSMMASSVWAQEDLPVFDIVGGIPNSKDENKWIHEGWNGQLTLGGAGVSLSRPSFKFGEYSGIEGTGGYALVEGELHHFKENRFLDIYADNLGLENRNISFDYGKTNSYQFFGEWDQSPHLLFSENLTPYQGTGSSRLSLPSSFPKMVSFTNTPLPTGNPVELKVDSRNEATLGMVKQLGAYQFDIKFNRIEKNGIRSLGGVIGNSPANPMAIILPAPIDFHTNEVRATFSKKIENANFSFQYFGSFFDNRQDSLVFDSPFAGLIPFFDNASPLSVGPLPAQGRISLEPDNQFHQIRLASGWNPTPSTRLTATAEYGMAFQDDMLMPYAVDSSRGLLPRQSADAAISNLMIKLKATTSLTPKLKLAAKFRHFSTDNQTPISLFQPVVNDTGPQQPVSGDQSVFNLPVQYSQNQGNLDLSFQLWDATILKTGFQVLHKDRDFRAIDESIENKFSLGISSNELNWMSVTASLSYARTDTDGYNFENVRALRNTPQFLGSPTSPLLAAPADFRKKDIAENNQLQSMLSLNFFPVENLTIGVSHNWIQQKFPEQFIGLQEVQAQSATIDLTHNPFPTLSYSFFFSYDTNKIDQMGRAHNFITPGSINDPNRNYSVMLDDNSYTAGAGGEWLIFNNRVNLKADYSISKNISDIGFMAGPDPFVANPVDLPSVKTLLHQLSGSAEFNISREVLVGMRVIYENFSFDDFALDSVNAQGLISPSSFPTSNGETIALSNTIQDYEAYTGMLYVTYRMSEN, encoded by the coding sequence ATGACACGATTTCTCCTCACACTCATGGTAATGTCATCAATGATGGCTTCGAGTGTTTGGGCCCAAGAGGATCTACCAGTCTTTGATATTGTCGGTGGTATTCCAAATTCCAAAGATGAAAACAAATGGATTCACGAAGGCTGGAATGGTCAATTGACTTTGGGTGGGGCGGGAGTCTCCCTTAGCAGGCCTTCCTTTAAGTTCGGGGAATACTCGGGAATAGAGGGAACCGGCGGATACGCACTGGTAGAAGGCGAATTGCACCATTTTAAAGAAAACCGGTTTTTGGATATCTACGCCGATAACCTGGGTCTGGAAAACCGCAACATATCCTTCGACTATGGTAAAACCAACAGCTATCAGTTTTTCGGTGAATGGGATCAATCACCCCATCTATTGTTCAGTGAAAACCTGACACCCTACCAGGGAACTGGGAGCTCCCGCCTGTCTTTACCCTCCAGTTTCCCGAAAATGGTTTCATTTACCAATACCCCCCTTCCAACTGGCAATCCCGTTGAACTGAAAGTGGATTCGCGAAATGAAGCAACTTTGGGTATGGTTAAACAACTAGGGGCTTATCAATTCGATATTAAATTTAACCGGATTGAAAAAAATGGGATTCGTTCGCTTGGCGGTGTGATCGGAAATTCTCCGGCCAATCCCATGGCGATCATTCTCCCGGCTCCTATCGACTTTCATACCAATGAAGTTCGCGCTACCTTTTCAAAAAAAATAGAAAACGCAAATTTCAGTTTTCAATACTTTGGTTCTTTCTTTGACAACCGGCAGGATTCCCTTGTTTTTGATTCCCCTTTCGCCGGCCTGATTCCATTTTTCGACAATGCAAGCCCTTTGTCAGTAGGCCCCCTACCGGCCCAAGGCAGGATTTCCCTGGAACCGGATAATCAATTTCATCAGATAAGGCTCGCCAGTGGGTGGAATCCGACCCCTTCAACCCGCCTGACTGCAACGGCAGAATACGGTATGGCATTTCAGGATGATATGCTGATGCCTTACGCTGTGGACAGTAGCCGCGGTTTGTTGCCGCGACAATCAGCAGATGCAGCGATCAGCAATTTGATGATTAAACTAAAGGCAACCACTTCCCTGACACCCAAACTCAAACTAGCTGCTAAGTTCCGCCATTTCAGTACCGATAATCAGACACCCATTTCCCTGTTTCAACCTGTTGTCAATGACACAGGGCCACAACAGCCTGTTTCAGGAGATCAATCTGTTTTCAATCTCCCGGTTCAATACTCCCAGAACCAGGGCAATCTTGATCTAAGTTTTCAGCTTTGGGACGCCACCATTCTCAAGACAGGCTTTCAGGTTCTTCATAAAGACAGGGACTTTCGCGCGATTGACGAATCCATTGAAAATAAATTCTCCCTGGGAATCTCTTCAAATGAACTGAACTGGATGTCGGTAACTGCAAGCCTTTCATATGCACGCACAGACACGGATGGCTATAACTTTGAGAACGTCCGGGCTCTAAGAAACACGCCGCAATTTTTGGGAAGCCCGACAAGCCCCCTTTTGGCTGCACCCGCCGATTTCAGGAAGAAGGACATAGCCGAAAACAATCAACTTCAATCCATGTTAAGTTTGAATTTTTTTCCAGTTGAAAATCTTACGATAGGAGTTTCACACAACTGGATTCAACAGAAGTTTCCTGAGCAATTCATTGGTCTGCAAGAGGTCCAGGCCCAGAGCGCCACGATAGACCTCACACACAATCCTTTTCCGACTCTCTCTTATTCATTCTTCTTTTCTTATGACACCAATAAAATAGATCAGATGGGGCGGGCTCATAATTTTATTACACCCGGTTCCATCAACGACCCTAACCGGAATTATAGTGTAATGCTGGACGACAACTCTTATACGGCGGGGGCAGGTGGTGAATGGTTGATCTTCAACAACAGGGTCAACCTGAAAGCGGACTACTCAATTTCAAAAAATATTTCAGATATTGGTTTTATGGCAGGGCCTGATCCCTTCGTGGCCAATCCAGTCGACTTGCCATCCGTAAAAACCCTCCTCCATCAATTAAGTGGATCAGCCGAATTCAATATCTCAAGAGAAGTGTTGGTGGGCATGCGGGTGATCTATGAAAACTTTTCATTCGATGATTTTGCACTCGATAGCGTCAACGCGCAGGGCCTGATTTCACCATCTTCTTTTCCAACGTCTAACGGGGAAACGATCGCCCTCAGTAATACCATTCAGGATTACGAAGCCTACACCGGCATGCTGTATGTGACCTACCGGATGAGCGAAAATTAA
- a CDS encoding isochorismatase, whose product MTSQDKNAVVIEAVKKASEQWKAAFNSGDAAGCAAQYESDAIMEARPFGTFTGTSQIQAFWQKIIDEGLTDVEYLDPQIEVNDSTSAILKSGWKMNKASGVIHKELWVLQEDGTAKLREDDFEAQG is encoded by the coding sequence GTGACGTCCCAGGATAAAAATGCCGTTGTGATTGAAGCGGTTAAGAAAGCCAGTGAGCAATGGAAAGCCGCGTTCAATTCAGGAGATGCGGCGGGTTGTGCCGCACAATATGAAAGCGATGCCATTATGGAGGCCCGGCCTTTCGGAACGTTTACCGGTACCTCTCAGATACAGGCTTTCTGGCAGAAAATTATTGATGAAGGTTTGACTGATGTTGAATATCTCGATCCTCAAATTGAAGTGAACGATTCCACAAGCGCGATATTGAAGTCAGGCTGGAAAATGAACAAAGCCAGCGGTGTCATTCATAAAGAGCTTTGGGTTTTGCAGGAAGATGGAACCGCAAAACTGCGTGAAGATGATTTTGAAGCGCAGGGTTAG
- a CDS encoding arsenate reductase ArsC, giving the protein MPDTQNILFLCTGNSCRSQMAEGFTRELKGDLYTAYSAGVDPHGMNPLSCRVMEEAGVDISGGRSKHVDELKDIEFDYVVTVCGHADETCPRFPGNTKVIHRGFDDPPRLAKGAETEEEALQHYRRVRDEIRQWVETLPEGLENE; this is encoded by the coding sequence ATGCCAGACACACAAAACATTTTATTTCTTTGTACCGGTAATTCCTGCCGCAGTCAGATGGCAGAGGGGTTTACACGGGAATTGAAAGGCGATTTGTATACAGCTTATTCCGCAGGAGTCGACCCGCATGGCATGAATCCGCTGTCTTGCCGGGTGATGGAAGAGGCAGGTGTCGATATCAGTGGAGGGCGATCCAAACATGTGGATGAGCTAAAAGATATTGAATTCGATTATGTCGTCACCGTGTGTGGTCATGCGGATGAAACCTGCCCGCGGTTCCCGGGAAACACAAAAGTAATCCATCGTGGATTCGATGATCCGCCGCGTCTGGCAAAAGGTGCAGAAACGGAAGAAGAGGCTTTGCAACATTACCGCCGGGTGCGTGATGAAATCAGACAGTGGGTAGAAACATTGCCGGAAGGATTGGAAAATGAGTGA
- a CDS encoding GNAT family N-acetyltransferase, with amino-acid sequence MIHKLSHHDIDDLYGLSREAGWEHTPADWDTLLKSGNAFGHRNESGKVISSLVLTSFGKTMTALGMLIVREENRRLGLATSLLRHAINESNPESRPLMLCSGKTVEGYYQNFGFRTVERLSKLEAGPNIEVPDSGFSSKIDVHPFNSENLERVIGLDTEVHGYDRSAMLTVRAEQATTKTVMLKKGGGTLLGYGFGILQGEQMLVGPVIAFNRFTAQEIIREVTKDHNGPVRIDVMHQRQDLKEVLLDAGFKETERQPIMLLGASELPGRRDHIFSPASQAWC; translated from the coding sequence ATGATCCATAAACTTTCACACCATGATATCGACGACCTTTATGGGTTGTCCCGTGAAGCGGGATGGGAACACACGCCAGCCGACTGGGATACGTTGCTTAAATCTGGCAATGCCTTTGGACACCGCAATGAATCGGGAAAAGTGATCAGTTCCCTGGTGCTCACTTCTTTTGGCAAAACAATGACGGCACTCGGCATGTTGATCGTCCGAGAGGAAAACCGGCGGCTGGGTCTGGCCACTTCCCTGCTGCGCCATGCCATCAACGAATCAAATCCTGAATCACGTCCCCTTATGCTTTGTTCTGGAAAAACGGTCGAAGGTTATTACCAGAATTTCGGGTTTCGAACGGTGGAGCGGTTATCGAAACTTGAAGCCGGACCCAATATTGAAGTTCCCGACTCCGGGTTTTCCTCCAAGATAGATGTTCATCCTTTTAATTCTGAAAACCTGGAGCGGGTGATTGGGCTGGACACCGAGGTACACGGTTACGACCGCAGTGCCATGCTCACCGTCCGGGCAGAGCAGGCCACTACCAAAACCGTGATGCTCAAAAAAGGTGGAGGCACCTTACTCGGTTACGGATTCGGAATTTTGCAGGGAGAACAAATGCTGGTCGGACCCGTGATTGCATTCAACCGTTTCACGGCCCAGGAAATAATTCGCGAAGTCACCAAAGACCACAACGGGCCTGTCCGGATCGATGTCATGCATCAGCGACAGGACCTGAAAGAAGTTTTACTCGATGCAGGGTTCAAGGAAACGGAACGGCAACCGATCATGCTGTTGGGCGCATCAGAACTACCGGGTAGGCGGGACCATATTTTTTCCCCCGCCTCACAAGCCTGGTGCTAA
- a CDS encoding DUF3592 domain-containing protein: MKVLMGWAMLFAAAGTIGKKILLGREVQRAMAWARADGEITKSKIVMKDSQAGMNSPNKTFKAEIIYKYTAGKRSYRNSRICLGGQLQLSLRGKAEDYCGRYPVGQTVSVYYDPDNPSDSCLERREETSIMYLVIGVVFAIVGIFFITG, translated from the coding sequence ATGAAGGTATTAATGGGATGGGCAATGCTGTTCGCGGCTGCAGGGACCATCGGAAAAAAAATATTACTGGGACGGGAAGTTCAAAGGGCCATGGCCTGGGCAAGGGCTGATGGAGAAATTACCAAATCCAAGATAGTGATGAAAGACAGCCAGGCAGGTATGAATTCGCCTAATAAAACTTTTAAAGCAGAGATTATATATAAATATACTGCAGGTAAACGAAGCTATCGAAATAGCCGCATCTGCCTGGGTGGTCAACTACAATTATCGTTGCGTGGCAAGGCGGAAGACTATTGCGGACGGTACCCAGTTGGGCAGACCGTTTCCGTGTATTACGACCCCGACAACCCTTCAGACTCCTGCCTGGAAAGAAGAGAAGAAACCTCGATAATGTATCTTGTTATAGGAGTCGTATTCGCTATTGTTGGAATCTTTTTCATCACGGGGTAA